The following are from one region of the Anaeropeptidivorans aminofermentans genome:
- a CDS encoding four-helix bundle copper-binding protein, with protein MSIVGKPLNNYQQCIDACLRCFQACHECAVLCLQEPDVESRTNHIAMMMECAGICNEAACLMTMNSKHAKEFCMLCAKVCEECANGCAQFKDDHCQQCAAECQKCAAACMAM; from the coding sequence ATGAGTATTGTAGGAAAACCATTAAATAACTATCAGCAATGCATTGATGCCTGTCTGCGCTGTTTCCAGGCATGCCATGAATGTGCTGTATTATGTTTGCAGGAACCGGATGTTGAAAGCAGAACCAATCATATTGCTATGATGATGGAATGCGCAGGCATATGCAATGAGGCGGCTTGCCTCATGACAATGAATTCAAAGCATGCCAAGGAATTTTGTATGTTATGTGCTAAAGTTTGCGAAGAGTGTGCCAACGGCTGTGCCCAGTTTAAAGACGACCACTGCCAACAATGCGCTGCCGAATGCCAAAAATGCGCCGCGGCCTGTATGGCAATGTAA
- a CDS encoding iron chaperone yields MWQCPKCGREFKNINQDHYCGEPPKTIDAYIASQPEDIQPLLNQIRDTLRQTLPDAEERISWSMPTYWHKQNIIHFAAFKKHMGIYPGDKAVAHFSEQLTEYKTSKGAIQFPYSKELPLHLISEIAKWCYDTRNHH; encoded by the coding sequence ATGTGGCAATGCCCTAAGTGCGGACGGGAGTTTAAAAACATAAATCAAGACCACTACTGCGGTGAACCGCCGAAAACAATTGACGCCTATATTGCTTCTCAGCCGGAGGATATTCAGCCGCTTTTAAATCAAATACGGGATACCCTAAGGCAAACGCTTCCAGATGCAGAAGAGCGTATTTCCTGGAGTATGCCGACTTACTGGCATAAGCAGAATATTATTCATTTTGCGGCGTTTAAAAAGCATATGGGGATATACCCCGGCGATAAAGCTGTAGCCCATTTTTCTGAACAGCTCACAGAATATAAAACAAGCAAGGGCGCTATCCAGTTTCCATACAGCAAAGAATTGCCCCTTCATCTGATTTCAGAAATAGCAAAATGGTGCTATGATACAAGAAATCATCATTAA
- a CDS encoding AlkA N-terminal domain-containing protein has product MADNKDALYLAFKAKDARFDGRFFVGISSTGIYCRPVCRAKQPKAENCNFYATAAEAEQAGYRPCLLCRPELAPGTSITDATANLVYRAARMLEKNCGSGQSLEETAKRLGCTGRHLRRVFTAEYHVSPIQYLQTCRLLLAKNLLTDTDLAVLEVAMASGFGSLRRFNDLFKKQYKLSPTALRKEMKEEKIHNGSITLALGYRPPYPWEEMLRFLAGRAIKGVELVKNGAYRRTVCLKNSEGKHLYGWVKVDHNPKKNVLNVTVSEALLSVLPQVLARIKHLFDLYCDPDEIHETLQIMNHIRPGLWVLGTRVPGCFNAFEMAVRAVLGQQITVKAASTLAARLSEHYGRPIETGMDGLTYTFPLPEEVFALGENLQNYFGPLGIIASRSNTIYELAKAFVQEEIDFDYPASPEEEMKKLLSIKGIGSWTAQYIAMRAMEWPDAFLETDAGVKKALQPYTPKELLKMAEAWRPWRSYATMSLWNTL; this is encoded by the coding sequence ATGGCGGATAATAAAGATGCATTGTATCTGGCGTTTAAGGCGAAAGATGCGCGCTTTGACGGGCGTTTTTTTGTAGGAATATCCTCTACGGGCATCTATTGCCGTCCGGTTTGCCGGGCGAAACAGCCTAAAGCCGAAAACTGCAACTTTTATGCCACTGCGGCGGAAGCTGAGCAAGCAGGATACCGCCCCTGCCTTTTATGCAGGCCGGAGCTTGCCCCGGGAACTTCAATTACAGATGCTACTGCCAATTTGGTTTACAGGGCGGCAAGGATGCTTGAAAAAAACTGCGGAAGCGGTCAAAGCTTAGAGGAAACCGCAAAGCGGCTGGGCTGTACCGGCAGGCATTTGCGCCGGGTATTTACGGCGGAATATCATGTCTCTCCCATTCAATATTTACAAACATGCAGATTGCTTCTTGCTAAAAACCTGCTTACAGATACGGATTTGGCGGTGCTGGAAGTTGCAATGGCATCAGGCTTCGGCAGCCTTCGCCGCTTCAATGACCTTTTTAAAAAGCAGTACAAGCTTTCCCCCACGGCTTTACGAAAAGAAATGAAAGAAGAAAAAATCCATAACGGAAGCATTACCTTGGCATTAGGCTACCGCCCCCCTTATCCTTGGGAAGAAATGCTTCGCTTCCTTGCCGGGCGCGCAATAAAGGGAGTGGAACTTGTAAAAAACGGGGCCTACAGGCGAACGGTCTGTCTGAAAAATTCGGAAGGAAAGCATCTATACGGCTGGGTAAAAGTAGACCACAATCCTAAAAAGAACGTATTAAATGTTACTGTAAGCGAAGCCTTGCTTTCGGTGCTTCCTCAAGTGTTAGCCAGGATAAAGCATTTATTTGACTTATATTGTGACCCTGATGAGATTCATGAAACCCTTCAAATAATGAACCATATCAGGCCCGGCCTTTGGGTTTTGGGAACAAGGGTGCCTGGGTGCTTCAATGCCTTTGAAATGGCGGTTCGGGCTGTTTTAGGGCAGCAAATTACTGTAAAAGCCGCTAGCACATTAGCGGCAAGGCTTTCTGAACATTACGGCAGGCCCATTGAAACAGGAATGGACGGGCTAACTTACACCTTTCCCTTGCCGGAAGAGGTATTTGCCTTAGGAGAAAATCTTCAAAATTACTTTGGCCCTTTAGGTATTATAGCTTCCCGGTCAAATACTATTTATGAATTGGCGAAGGCATTTGTACAAGAAGAAATTGATTTTGACTATCCGGCAAGTCCTGAGGAAGAAATGAAAAAGCTCCTGTCCATTAAGGGTATTGGCAGCTGGACGGCTCAGTATATTGCTATGCGGGCTATGGAATGGCCCGATGCTTTTCTTGAAACAGACGCAGGGGTAAAAAAAGCATTGCAGCCCTATACACCAAAGGAATTATTGAAAATGGCAGAAGCATGGCGTCCGTGGCGCAGCTATGCCACAATGAGTCTATGGAACACTCTATAA
- a CDS encoding methylated-DNA--[protein]-cysteine S-methyltransferase, producing the protein MYYKTIYPSPLGIITMASDGDNLTGLWIEGQKYHGGTIFEDMAENKDMPIFDTVKKWLDRYFAGENPLISELPLAPAGSDFRKEVWHILCEIPYGEVITYGGIAKKMAAKMNKESMSSQAVGGAVGHNPISIIIPCHRVVGSNGSLTGYAGGIHTKIKLLELEGVDMSRFFVPSKGTAL; encoded by the coding sequence ATGTATTATAAAACAATATACCCATCCCCCTTGGGAATAATTACTATGGCAAGCGACGGAGATAATCTTACCGGCCTATGGATTGAGGGGCAAAAATATCATGGGGGCACTATTTTCGAAGATATGGCAGAAAATAAAGACATGCCTATATTTGACACCGTGAAAAAATGGCTGGACAGGTACTTTGCCGGCGAAAATCCCCTTATTTCAGAATTACCCTTAGCCCCCGCCGGAAGTGATTTTCGCAAAGAAGTATGGCATATTTTATGTGAAATACCTTACGGCGAGGTTATAACTTACGGCGGTATCGCTAAAAAAATGGCGGCTAAAATGAACAAAGAAAGCATGTCAAGCCAAGCGGTAGGGGGAGCGGTGGGTCATAATCCCATATCGATTATTATCCCCTGCCATCGGGTTGTTGGGTCAAACGGAAGCTTGACGGGATATGCCGGCGGCATTCATACAAAGATAAAACTGCTTGAACTGGAAGGCGTGGATATGTCCCGCTTTTTTGTGCCTTCAAAAGGTACGGCTCTTTAA
- a CDS encoding antibiotic biosynthesis monooxygenase family protein, protein MILVLFEVTIKEDRMDSYLSMARKLKDDLEKAKGFIRSERFSSLINERKLLSLSVWENEEAVEEWRNQQQHRKSQQQGRDLIFESYRITVASPIRAYTDKERQEAPEDSNAFFGNIE, encoded by the coding sequence TTGATTTTAGTATTGTTTGAGGTTACTATAAAAGAAGACCGCATGGACAGCTATCTTTCCATGGCCCGTAAGCTTAAAGACGATTTGGAAAAGGCGAAAGGCTTTATACGCTCCGAGCGTTTTTCAAGCCTTATAAACGAAAGAAAGCTCCTTAGCCTTTCTGTTTGGGAGAATGAAGAAGCTGTAGAAGAATGGCGCAATCAACAACAACACCGCAAAAGCCAGCAGCAAGGCCGAGATTTAATATTTGAAAGCTATAGGATTACCGTCGCATCCCCTATAAGGGCCTATACAGATAAGGAAAGACAGGAAGCGCCGGAAGATTCCAATGCTTTTTTTGGAAATATTGAATAA
- a CDS encoding MalY/PatB family protein, with protein MYNFDEIIDRRNTNALNTDGFRDYIFHADDAMVFPYEDDEFIRMWVADMEFAAPQVIIDAMKERLDRRIFGYTRIFTDDYYNAFAKWCKDRYDWAFDKKHLVTSNGIIPALYELVGHICKPDEKPLFLTPSYAYFKYAADFNEREHVCSDLINVNGFFKIDFEDFAQKASDEKTTLLILCHPHNPTGRVWTEEELLRLGEICIKNKLWIISDEIHCDLLRKGKHHIPLAKLFPNYDRIITCMAPSKTFNLAGLMISNIIIPNDKLRQLWLKRHYNFDNPLSVAGAQAAYEKGADWLEALQHYLDDNFLYTKDYLARNLPEAKFEISEATYLAWVDVSAYFDGSEDLPMFFANKAGVLLEGGNMFVRNSDCFIRLNLACPRSIVEEGLKRICAAILNK; from the coding sequence ATGTATAATTTTGATGAAATTATTGATAGAAGAAACACCAACGCATTAAATACAGACGGATTTCGCGATTATATTTTTCACGCGGATGACGCTATGGTATTTCCTTATGAAGATGATGAATTCATACGTATGTGGGTTGCAGATATGGAATTTGCTGCTCCCCAGGTTATTATTGACGCAATGAAAGAGAGGCTTGACAGGAGAATTTTTGGCTATACCCGTATTTTTACCGATGATTATTATAATGCCTTCGCTAAATGGTGCAAAGACAGATATGATTGGGCATTTGATAAAAAGCATTTAGTAACGTCTAACGGGATTATTCCTGCACTCTATGAGCTTGTGGGGCATATATGCAAACCAGATGAAAAGCCCTTATTCTTAACCCCATCTTATGCTTATTTTAAATACGCGGCAGATTTTAATGAAAGGGAGCATGTATGCTCCGACCTTATTAATGTGAACGGATTTTTTAAAATTGATTTTGAGGATTTTGCTCAAAAGGCTTCTGATGAAAAGACGACCCTTTTAATTCTCTGCCACCCTCATAACCCTACGGGAAGAGTCTGGACAGAGGAGGAGCTTTTAAGGCTTGGAGAAATTTGCATAAAGAATAAACTGTGGATTATTTCAGATGAGATCCATTGTGACCTTTTACGAAAGGGAAAGCACCATATCCCTCTGGCAAAGCTCTTTCCTAACTATGATAGAATTATAACCTGCATGGCCCCCAGCAAGACCTTTAATCTTGCAGGATTAATGATTTCAAATATTATAATCCCAAATGATAAGCTTAGGCAGCTGTGGCTTAAAAGGCATTATAATTTTGATAATCCTTTGAGCGTAGCAGGGGCCCAGGCCGCCTATGAAAAAGGTGCAGACTGGCTTGAGGCGCTTCAGCATTATTTAGATGATAATTTTCTATATACAAAGGATTATTTAGCTAGAAACCTGCCTGAAGCAAAATTTGAAATATCAGAAGCGACGTATCTTGCCTGGGTTGATGTATCTGCTTATTTTGACGGCAGCGAAGATTTGCCCATGTTTTTTGCCAACAAAGCAGGGGTTTTACTGGAAGGCGGAAATATGTTTGTCCGCAATTCAGATTGCTTTATCCGTCTTAATCTTGCCTGCCCCAGGTCTATAGTAGAAGAAGGGCTTAAAAGGATTTGTGCGGCCATATTAAACAAATAA
- a CDS encoding PTS system mannose/fructose/sorbose family transporter subunit IID, with protein MSTVSAEKSLKLTQKELRSVFLRHYQILGLYSYERQQATPYCRAMIPALTKLYPKKEDLIEALERHHMFFNTTCALVPFCLGISCAMEEEYANAQGTMDPSSINAIKTALMGPLAGIGDSFFWGTFRVIAAGVGAPLAAAGNVIGLILYLLLNLVPSTLTRYFGMKIGYNGGREFLARISADGTLTKATEAAKILGLTVIGGLVCTIVKFPINLKLDMQGVPLDFQQILDSIVPGLLPLLLSFWVYSRLKKGNNPNIILLLLFAVGIVFTLIGIM; from the coding sequence GTGAGTACTGTAAGTGCAGAAAAAAGTTTAAAACTAACGCAAAAAGAACTTCGGTCAGTATTTTTAAGGCATTACCAGATATTAGGCCTTTACTCCTATGAAAGACAGCAAGCAACCCCTTATTGCCGGGCTATGATACCGGCGCTTACAAAGCTTTATCCGAAAAAAGAAGACCTTATAGAGGCTTTGGAACGCCATCATATGTTTTTTAATACCACCTGCGCCCTTGTTCCCTTCTGTTTAGGCATCAGCTGTGCTATGGAAGAAGAATATGCAAACGCTCAAGGTACAATGGACCCCTCATCAATTAATGCCATTAAAACAGCCCTTATGGGACCTCTTGCAGGCATCGGCGACAGTTTCTTCTGGGGCACCTTCAGGGTTATTGCCGCCGGTGTCGGCGCACCTCTTGCCGCCGCAGGAAATGTAATCGGCTTAATTTTATATTTACTTCTTAATTTAGTGCCCAGTACCTTAACCAGATATTTCGGCATGAAAATAGGATATAACGGCGGCCGTGAATTCCTCGCAAGAATATCCGCAGACGGCACTCTTACAAAGGCAACAGAGGCCGCAAAAATCCTCGGCTTGACGGTTATCGGCGGTTTAGTTTGTACCATTGTTAAATTCCCCATTAATTTGAAGCTTGACATGCAAGGCGTTCCTCTTGACTTTCAGCAAATACTTGACAGCATTGTTCCCGGTTTATTGCCTTTGCTTTTATCATTTTGGGTTTATTCAAGGCTTAAAAAAGGAAATAATCCTAATATAATCCTTCTCCTCCTCTTTGCAGTCGGCATTGTATTTACATTAATTGGTATTATGTAA
- a CDS encoding PTS mannose/fructose/sorbose/N-acetylgalactosamine transporter subunit IIC, with the protein MVVQGILVGLIAAYGRIEQAWLGQQMIARPIWLCALVGFVLGDFTKGLMIGGALELIWMGVVQIGATPAEVVSGSVISSALVIHNGMPVEEAVTIAIPVALLATILGTVITTVNSLLWTPIAESAVKKADLKTIFWVGMAGGGTLAVVYFIIVFAAYTLGSGAVDTVVNSIPVIIRTGLSNAAGLLPAIGIATLLKFTWNIKFAGFFFLGFFLASYLGISSMGIAIAGAVCAFIYYQMKPAEAEED; encoded by the coding sequence ATGGTGGTTCAAGGAATACTCGTAGGGTTGATTGCCGCATATGGACGAATTGAACAGGCTTGGCTTGGCCAGCAAATGATCGCCCGGCCCATATGGCTTTGTGCATTGGTTGGATTCGTCCTTGGGGACTTTACAAAGGGGCTTATGATTGGAGGAGCATTGGAGCTTATTTGGATGGGCGTAGTGCAGATCGGCGCCACCCCTGCCGAAGTTGTAAGCGGAAGCGTCATATCCTCAGCTCTCGTTATACATAATGGAATGCCTGTAGAAGAAGCCGTTACAATCGCTATACCCGTTGCTTTATTAGCAACTATTTTAGGTACTGTGATAACTACTGTAAATTCACTTTTATGGACGCCTATTGCAGAAAGCGCCGTTAAAAAAGCGGATCTTAAAACCATTTTCTGGGTTGGTATGGCAGGCGGCGGTACTTTGGCTGTCGTTTACTTTATTATTGTATTTGCCGCCTATACCTTAGGCTCCGGGGCAGTTGACACAGTTGTAAACAGCATCCCTGTTATTATAAGAACAGGCCTTTCAAACGCGGCAGGCCTATTGCCAGCAATCGGTATCGCAACACTGCTTAAATTTACATGGAATATTAAATTTGCAGGCTTCTTTTTCTTGGGCTTTTTCCTTGCATCTTATCTTGGAATCAGCAGCATGGGTATCGCCATAGCAGGCGCCGTATGTGCTTTCATATATTATCAAATGAAACCGGCAGAAGCGGAGGAGGATTAA
- a CDS encoding PTS sugar transporter subunit IIB, translating to MIALVRIDGRLVHGMVAVSWMGEVNPDTFVVVNDRAANDPFETMTLKLAKPANADMFVWSKEKAVDRLNSGKYDKKKLFVIVGNVYDAKYLIDNVKGIGRLNVGPPLDEKSGRITEGKKEVVNVYISPEEFQVLKEIHNKGVEVFAQITPTVAKADYEEIAKKFE from the coding sequence ATGATAGCACTGGTTAGAATTGACGGAAGATTGGTGCACGGCATGGTAGCAGTATCATGGATGGGTGAGGTCAACCCAGATACTTTTGTCGTTGTAAACGACAGGGCGGCAAACGACCCGTTTGAAACAATGACATTAAAGCTTGCAAAGCCTGCAAATGCAGATATGTTCGTCTGGAGCAAAGAGAAGGCAGTTGACCGCCTTAATAGCGGTAAATATGATAAGAAAAAGCTCTTTGTTATCGTCGGCAATGTCTATGACGCCAAATATTTAATTGACAATGTAAAAGGTATTGGAAGGCTTAACGTCGGCCCTCCGCTGGACGAAAAAAGCGGGCGTATTACAGAAGGGAAAAAAGAAGTCGTAAACGTCTATATATCGCCGGAGGAATTCCAGGTGCTTAAAGAAATTCACAATAAAGGCGTAGAGGTTTTTGCCCAGATAACGCCTACGGTTGCCAAAGCAGATTATGAAGAAATCGCTAAAAAATTTGAATAA
- a CDS encoding SIS domain-containing protein — MEKLSMIGHVKDTQRVLKRAFDERFDYGKQFIETMAKRDFKKIFFLGSGTSHHSMLVIRNMFVNILGVEGVACQPTLFAYHEPANPNGMYTKDQILVMGLSQHGTSISTCEAMKKAKREGYYTIGITEELGSPITELTDETVRLVCEQEEIGPETRGYTESLFQFYILAIEAAKAKGILDEAQYNKLNEDAKSLMENFDTIVNESIAWFEKQKPGLLEMNKSSISGYGPNFPTALEARLKFFETYAKPCTGYEQEEQMHGPLRAYNANNYIFMIGSGGPELERLQALSRYYKEAFTKHVYVITSEDIETGEQDLKFSYKTTDILSPIIYVVPFQVLSALLCEAVGIDTKVSPVKNRSVSSHMKRG, encoded by the coding sequence ATGGAAAAATTGTCTATGATAGGGCATGTGAAAGACACGCAAAGAGTGCTGAAAAGAGCTTTTGACGAGCGCTTTGATTATGGAAAGCAGTTTATCGAAACTATGGCCAAAAGAGATTTCAAGAAAATATTCTTTTTAGGTTCCGGAACTTCACACCATTCCATGCTTGTAATCAGAAATATGTTTGTTAATATTCTTGGTGTTGAAGGTGTTGCATGCCAGCCTACATTATTTGCTTACCATGAGCCGGCGAACCCTAACGGTATGTATACAAAAGATCAAATCCTGGTTATGGGTCTTTCACAGCACGGAACAAGCATTTCAACCTGTGAAGCTATGAAGAAGGCCAAGAGGGAAGGCTACTATACCATAGGAATTACAGAAGAATTAGGTTCACCTATAACAGAATTAACCGATGAAACGGTTCGCCTTGTTTGTGAGCAGGAAGAAATAGGCCCTGAAACAAGAGGATATACAGAAAGCCTTTTTCAGTTTTATATATTAGCTATTGAAGCGGCAAAGGCCAAGGGGATTCTTGATGAGGCTCAATATAACAAGCTGAACGAAGATGCAAAATCCCTTATGGAAAATTTTGATACCATTGTCAATGAGAGTATCGCATGGTTTGAAAAACAAAAGCCCGGTCTTCTTGAAATGAATAAATCCTCCATATCAGGGTATGGGCCGAACTTTCCGACGGCTCTGGAAGCGAGGCTTAAGTTTTTTGAAACCTATGCAAAACCCTGCACAGGCTATGAACAGGAAGAGCAGATGCACGGTCCCTTAAGGGCATATAATGCAAACAACTATATCTTTATGATAGGTTCCGGCGGACCGGAATTAGAGCGTTTACAGGCGCTTTCAAGATATTATAAAGAGGCCTTTACAAAGCATGTATACGTAATAACCTCAGAAGACATCGAAACGGGGGAGCAAGATTTAAAATTCAGCTACAAAACAACGGATATCCTTTCTCCCATTATTTATGTTGTGCCATTCCAGGTGCTTTCAGCTTTATTGTGTGAAGCAGTTGGCATCGATACCAAGGTAAGCCCTGTGAAAAACCGCTCCGTATCTTCCCATATGAAGAGAGGCTAA
- a CDS encoding GntR family transcriptional regulator translates to MKDIPKYLEIEAYFIDKIENKEFDHGYKIPSEDELCKLFNTSRMTVNKALTRLREKKYITRTPRKGSFVSHERHKKMASDHTKSLTQDIINFGMVPSIKVIEYRVIRACEHPSLAKMMELEDGDYIHYFIRLRYGDGKPFALSYTYLSAKVVPEINVKALEGSLNEYLQSKNITRSFLSSEFSATLPTAEQKKWLECDDIALLKYSLFWHTGDLLFEYTNHYFIGNLYSITNTLEIKKMDDEQIQLEKQELD, encoded by the coding sequence ATGAAAGATATACCAAAGTATTTGGAAATTGAAGCATACTTTATTGATAAGATTGAAAATAAGGAATTTGACCATGGGTATAAAATACCCTCGGAAGATGAGCTTTGCAAACTCTTTAACACCAGCAGAATGACCGTTAATAAGGCCCTTACAAGGCTTCGGGAAAAGAAATACATCACCCGCACCCCAAGAAAAGGCTCCTTTGTTAGTCATGAGCGCCATAAAAAAATGGCCAGTGACCATACGAAAAGTCTTACTCAAGATATTATTAATTTTGGTATGGTTCCCAGTATAAAAGTCATTGAATACAGGGTAATCCGCGCCTGCGAACACCCGTCTCTGGCTAAAATGATGGAGCTTGAAGACGGGGACTATATCCATTACTTTATAAGGCTTAGGTACGGCGACGGGAAGCCTTTTGCCTTATCATATACTTATCTTTCGGCTAAAGTAGTCCCTGAAATAAATGTAAAGGCCCTTGAAGGCTCTCTCAATGAATATCTTCAAAGTAAAAATATCACCCGAAGCTTTTTATCCTCTGAATTCTCAGCCACACTGCCGACAGCCGAACAAAAAAAATGGCTTGAATGCGATGACATTGCTTTGCTTAAGTACAGTTTGTTTTGGCATACAGGTGATTTATTATTTGAGTATACAAATCATTATTTTATCGGAAACCTGTATTCCATAACGAATACTTTGGAAATCAAAAAAATGGACGATGAGCAGATACAACTCGAAAAGCAAGAATTAGATTAA
- a CDS encoding PTS sugar transporter subunit IIA: MNRIILASHSNLAKGMYDSLKFFNNDIEDSVSYICAYEDGLNFENTLRETLDHIDGENILVFTDIIGGSINQTAVKFLKSYPIHVISGMNLPMLLSVVFAPEEINDKNIDAYITQGKDQIVYMNPYMADLDEAHDD, encoded by the coding sequence ATGAACAGAATTATTCTTGCCTCCCACAGTAATCTTGCAAAGGGAATGTATGATTCTCTTAAGTTTTTCAATAACGACATAGAAGATTCGGTTTCATACATATGCGCTTATGAAGACGGGCTTAATTTTGAAAATACCTTAAGAGAAACCCTTGATCATATCGATGGAGAAAATATCCTTGTATTTACAGATATTATAGGCGGAAGCATTAATCAAACTGCCGTTAAGTTTTTGAAGTCATACCCGATTCATGTCATTTCCGGCATGAACCTTCCCATGCTTCTGTCGGTGGTTTTTGCGCCGGAGGAGATTAATGATAAAAATATCGATGCATATATAACTCAGGGGAAAGACCAGATTGTTTATATGAATCCGTATATGGCGGATTTAGATGAGGCTCATGATGATTAA
- a CDS encoding HAD family hydrolase yields the protein MNLKAVLFDMDGLLLDTERLQMDCWKKTVEAHNLDFDPNIMLKAIGGSNGEFTRFIREQYGEDFSLKDFFHKKNVILDDHIQKHGVPVKKGALELLDFLDENNIKKYIVTSTYEERAHIFLNSASIIHRFEKIITGSPDTPSKPDPYLYNRCIEVSGLHKENCIALEDSINGITACHAAKLNVIGVPDLLDLSQVRSPYLIGIKNDLLEIMYWLEDEIKMVS from the coding sequence ATGAATTTAAAAGCTGTTTTATTCGATATGGATGGTTTGCTGCTGGATACAGAAAGGCTGCAAATGGATTGCTGGAAAAAGACCGTTGAAGCTCATAATCTTGATTTTGACCCCAATATTATGCTTAAGGCCATAGGCGGCTCAAACGGAGAATTCACCCGGTTTATTCGTGAGCAATACGGGGAAGATTTTTCTTTAAAGGATTTTTTTCATAAAAAGAATGTAATCTTAGATGACCATATTCAAAAACACGGCGTGCCTGTTAAAAAAGGCGCTTTGGAATTGCTTGATTTTTTAGATGAAAATAATATAAAGAAATATATCGTAACCTCAACTTATGAAGAAAGGGCTCATATTTTTTTAAACAGCGCTTCCATAATCCACAGGTTTGAAAAAATTATCACAGGCTCCCCGGATACCCCGTCAAAGCCGGACCCCTACCTTTATAACCGCTGTATAGAAGTATCCGGCCTTCATAAAGAAAACTGCATCGCCCTTGAAGATTCCATTAACGGAATAACTGCATGCCATGCGGCAAAGTTAAATGTTATAGGCGTCCCTGATTTGCTTGATTTAAGCCAAGTCCGATCCCCCTATTTAATAGGAATAAAAAATGATTTGCTTGAAATAATGTACTGGCTGGAAGATGAAATAAAGATGGTATCATAA
- the erm gene encoding 23S ribosomal RNA methyltransferase Erm, with product MSKNKNNRQNPPVWVSQNFLTSHKTIQRLLSKTTISHKDHLIEIGPGKGHTTSHLIELCKKVTAVEIDRKLYERLLEKFRNTKNLTLYNHDFLQWNLPSAGGYKVFSNIPFCHTTAIIHKLTDNKNPPKETWLIMEKGAAKRFSGKPCESQKSLMLKPFFDIDIIYHFLRDDFHPKPGVDVVMIYLKKKERPDIMPAQKKLYKKFIEKAYENKGSGLRRLFTKKQLTRAFKEAGLNEFYSGEILYVQWLCLFRCYCKYVLSIRE from the coding sequence ATGTCCAAAAATAAAAATAACAGGCAAAATCCGCCTGTTTGGGTATCTCAGAATTTTTTAACAAGCCACAAAACCATTCAAAGGCTGCTTTCGAAAACAACGATTTCCCATAAAGACCATCTAATTGAAATAGGCCCCGGAAAGGGCCATACAACAAGTCATCTTATTGAACTATGTAAAAAGGTAACGGCTGTTGAAATAGACAGGAAGCTATATGAAAGGCTTCTTGAAAAGTTCAGAAACACTAAAAACTTAACCTTATATAATCATGATTTTCTTCAATGGAATCTGCCTTCTGCCGGAGGGTATAAAGTTTTTTCAAACATTCCCTTCTGTCATACAACGGCAATTATCCATAAGCTTACGGATAATAAAAACCCCCCGAAAGAAACATGGCTTATAATGGAAAAGGGCGCTGCCAAAAGATTTTCAGGGAAGCCTTGTGAAAGCCAAAAATCTCTTATGTTGAAGCCGTTTTTTGATATCGACATTATTTATCATTTTCTCCGCGACGATTTTCACCCTAAACCAGGGGTTGATGTTGTTATGATTTATTTAAAGAAAAAAGAGCGGCCGGATATCATGCCTGCCCAAAAGAAACTATATAAAAAATTTATTGAAAAAGCTTATGAAAATAAAGGCTCGGGTTTGCGCAGGCTCTTTACAAAAAAGCAATTAACACGGGCTTTTAAAGAAGCGGGGCTTAACGAATTTTATTCAGGTGAAATCCTCTATGTGCAGTGGCTTTGCCTTTTTCGATGCTATTGCAAATATGTTCTTTCCATTAGAGAATAA